The proteins below come from a single Thunnus thynnus chromosome 10, fThuThy2.1, whole genome shotgun sequence genomic window:
- the cd4-2.2 gene encoding CD4-2 molecule, tandem duplicate 2 translates to MKTIVWFVLVLSALSAAGKVFQGKLGQRATIKCGVKPNPTLSWHRGLELIIRLEGNGLPLKGKSEIGKRSLLKGTSLVIDDVKEGDAGQFTCKADRKTQEEHTLLVVSVSVSPTSELQQGSNATLNCQVKGLVPGSTVQWKEPDGSETQKHNIYLDPVQLSHNGRWVCLFPHAGETYNETLNIKVKDLATTTSPSKTSKNITQPGGPPPMSNDVLGPLGLSWWMWVAVGVGGLVVVFLMVLVIALCRRIKRRKRRLLKIRNAAQQLKPRQYCQCDQPTAAAKLQQGRRGEKPC, encoded by the exons ATGAAGACTATCGTGTGGTTCGTGTTAG TGCTGAGTGCACTCTCTGCTGCAGGCAAAGTGTTCCAAGGAAAACTAGGGCAGAGGGCCACCATCAAGTGTGGGGTCAAGCCCAACCCTACCCTGTCGTGGCATCGTGGATTGGAATTAATTATTAGACTTGAAGGGAATGGCCTCCCTCTCAAAG GCAAAAGTGAAATTGGGAAAAGGTCATTGCTGAAGGGCACAAGTTTGGTGATTGACGATGTGAAGGAGGGGGATGCTGGACAGTTCACCTGCAAAGCAGATAGGAAAACTCAGGAGGAGCACACACTTCTTGTGGTGTCAG TCTCGGTCAGCCCCACCAGTGAGCTCCAGCAGGGCAGCAACGCTACGCTCAACTGTCAGGTCAAAGGTTTGGTACCAGGCTCTACAGTGCAGTGGAAGGAGCCAGATGGaagtgaaacacaaaaacacaacatttatcTTGATCCTGTGCAGCTTTCACATAATGGGAGATGGGTGTGTTTGTTCCCTCATGCTGGGGAGACGTACAATGAGACCCTAAATATCAAAGTTAAAG atttGGCAACTACAACATCCCCTTCCAAAACTTCGAAGAACATCA ctCAACCAGGTGGTCCTCCCCCTATGTCCAATGATGTTTTGGGACCGCTGGGGCTCAGCTGGTGGATGTGGGTTGCAGTTGGAGTTGGCGGCCTGGTTGTGGTCTTCCTGATGGTCTTAGTCATCGCTTTGTGCAGGAGGATCAAAAGAAGGAAG AGAAGACTGCTCAAGATAAGGAACGCCGCACAACAACTAAAGCCCAGGCAGTACTGCCAGTGTGACCA GCCAACAGCTGCAGCGAAACTGCAGCAAGGACGCCGAGGAGAGAAACCCTGCTAA